A window from Aerococcus sp. Group 1 encodes these proteins:
- a CDS encoding sucrose-6-phosphate hydrolase: MTQDPKWTRRLRYQAYEDWPNDYLVQLKEKVTHSPWRQHYHIQPETGLLNDPNGFSYYNGRWQLFYQYYPMGPVHGLKSWYHLSSKDLVHWQCHGIALAPDSPYDSHGVYSGSALPVDDQLFLFYTGNARDRDWQRHPYQVGAWMDKDYQFTKIDPPLIRAVEEGYTDHFRDPQIFPYRDGYLMILGAQTEALKGQILVYQSDNLKEWNFLGPLKLTSGESAYMMECPNYVKVDGKDLLIFCPQGLDQDELKYQNIYPNTYLVSEAIDWENLTLNEPSPLKNLDNGFDVYATQAFNAPDGRALAVSWLGLPDLAYPDAEWGWTSVMSLVKELHFNQGHLHQRPVKEMESLRQPPIAIKETLESGQAWTYDPEDNAYEINCSLAADSKLDFLVMSDDQEAAALHIDVDVPAGRLKVTRTNQGELVNPEYGQVRKSHFKGGEDLQLQIFIDASSFEIFVQDGYKVLSGRIFPKKGQSQLIIKGSGRLEGRIYPLENINK; encoded by the coding sequence TGGCGTCAACACTACCACATCCAGCCAGAAACCGGTTTACTCAATGATCCCAATGGCTTCTCCTATTATAATGGTCGTTGGCAGCTTTTCTACCAATACTATCCCATGGGACCAGTCCACGGGCTCAAGTCCTGGTACCACCTCTCCTCCAAAGACCTGGTCCACTGGCAATGCCATGGCATTGCCCTAGCACCCGATTCTCCTTACGATAGTCACGGAGTCTATTCAGGATCTGCCCTCCCCGTGGATGACCAGCTCTTTCTCTTCTACACCGGTAATGCTCGCGATAGGGACTGGCAACGCCATCCCTACCAGGTCGGCGCCTGGATGGATAAGGACTATCAATTCACTAAAATCGATCCACCCCTCATTAGAGCAGTTGAAGAGGGCTATACCGATCATTTTCGTGACCCGCAGATCTTCCCCTACCGAGACGGCTATCTGATGATACTGGGCGCCCAAACCGAAGCGCTTAAAGGCCAAATCCTAGTCTACCAAAGCGACAATCTTAAGGAATGGAACTTTCTTGGTCCCTTAAAATTAACTAGCGGAGAAAGTGCCTATATGATGGAATGTCCCAATTATGTGAAAGTGGATGGGAAAGACCTGCTGATCTTTTGCCCGCAAGGTTTGGACCAGGATGAACTCAAATATCAAAACATCTATCCCAATACTTATTTAGTCTCCGAGGCCATTGATTGGGAGAACTTGACACTGAATGAGCCTAGTCCTTTAAAGAATCTTGACAATGGCTTCGATGTTTATGCCACTCAGGCCTTTAACGCGCCTGACGGTCGGGCTTTAGCCGTGTCTTGGTTGGGTTTACCAGACCTGGCTTATCCCGACGCGGAATGGGGCTGGACCTCCGTCATGAGTCTGGTCAAGGAACTCCATTTTAACCAGGGTCATCTCCACCAACGACCAGTCAAAGAAATGGAGAGCCTGCGCCAACCCCCTATCGCCATCAAGGAGACACTAGAATCAGGGCAAGCGTGGACCTATGATCCCGAAGACAATGCTTACGAAATAAATTGTTCATTGGCCGCTGACTCCAAGCTTGACTTTTTAGTCATGAGTGATGATCAAGAAGCTGCCGCCCTTCACATTGACGTGGACGTTCCAGCAGGCAGACTCAAGGTGACACGGACCAACCAGGGCGAACTCGTCAATCCTGAATACGGCCAAGTCCGGAAAAGTCACTTTAAGGGCGGAGAAGACCTCCAGCTACAAATCTTTATCGATGCCTCTTCCTTTGAAATTTTTGTCCAAGACGGCTATAAAGTCCTTAGCGGAAGAATTTTCCCCAAAAAAGGACAAAGTCAGCTTATAATAAAGGGAAGTGGTCGTTTAGAGGGCAGGATCTACCCCCTAGAAAATATTAACAAGTAA